The following proteins are co-located in the Haloplanus sp. HW8-1 genome:
- the uvrA gene encoding excinuclease ABC subunit UvrA, whose amino-acid sequence MSKDYIEVRGAEEHNLKDLDVRIPREEFSVVTGLSGSGKSSLAFETVYAEGQRRYIESLSAYARNFLGQMDKPQVEAVEGLSPAISIDQKNAANNPRSTVGTVTELHDYLRLLYARVGTPHCPECGREVGEQSAGQMVRRLLDLPAGTKAKLCAPIVRDQKGAFEDRFDDLVSEGYSRVEVDGEPYDLTMDRPDLDENYDHTIDVVVDRVTIDPDARSRLTDSVETALDEAGGVLKVILPDPPEGSELGGATARSTGDLAAVDGETDADDAADADRLVVEFSEALACTHCGIDIPEIETRSFSFNSPHGACPECEGIGNTKEVDPELVVQDESKPLKNVFEPWSYNRAYYRRQLDSVARHFDVSVDTPFENLDDDVRDAFLFGTDEEVLFEWTTKNGVRRKEEAFEGIIGNLERRHVETDSDNTRDHIEEFMAVTTCPACEGSRLKPASRAVLVDGTPITAVNRMSIADALAHFEGLEADLTERERTIAEEILKEIRARLGFMQEVGLDYLTLDREASTLSGGESQRIRLATQVGSGLVGVLYVLDEPSIGLHQRDNDRLLDTLEGLRDLGNTLLVVEHDEETMRRADSIIDMGPGPGKRGGEVVVQGDFETVVDAEDSITGDYLSGRREIPVPEERRDPDDGSLTIHGARQHNLDDVDVSLPLGHFIAITGVSGSGKSTLMHDVLYKGLAREMNDNTSVDPGEHDAIEGYDAIETVRLIDQSPIGRTPRSNPATYTGVFDHVRELFAETKLATQRGYEKGRFSFNVKGGRCEECGGQGTVKIEMNFLSDVYVPCEECQGARYNDETLDVTYKGATIADVLEMEVDEALEFFEANPGIRRRLELLQDVGLGYMQLGQPSTTLSGGEAQRVKLAEELGKKDSGETLYLLDEPTTGLHPEDERKLIEVLHRLADAGNTVVVIEHELDLVKNADHVIDLGPEGGEGGGEVVATGTPEAVARDEASHTGRYLRDLLPTVDLTGPRSDRRKPAKAASDD is encoded by the coding sequence CGTACGCCCGCAACTTCCTCGGGCAGATGGACAAGCCACAGGTCGAAGCAGTCGAAGGCTTATCGCCGGCCATCTCCATCGACCAGAAGAACGCCGCCAACAATCCCCGGTCGACGGTGGGCACCGTCACCGAACTCCACGACTACCTCCGACTGCTGTACGCCCGCGTCGGCACGCCCCACTGCCCCGAGTGTGGACGCGAGGTGGGCGAACAGAGCGCCGGCCAGATGGTTCGGCGCCTCCTCGACCTGCCTGCGGGGACGAAGGCGAAACTCTGTGCGCCGATCGTCCGGGACCAGAAAGGCGCCTTCGAGGACCGCTTCGACGACCTGGTGAGCGAGGGGTACAGCCGCGTCGAGGTTGACGGTGAGCCCTACGACCTCACGATGGATCGTCCCGACCTAGACGAGAACTACGATCACACGATCGACGTGGTGGTCGACCGGGTGACGATCGACCCCGACGCGCGGTCGCGCCTCACCGACTCCGTCGAGACAGCGCTGGACGAGGCCGGAGGCGTTCTGAAGGTGATCCTCCCCGACCCGCCCGAGGGGAGCGAACTCGGCGGCGCGACCGCCCGGTCGACGGGCGACCTCGCGGCGGTCGACGGCGAGACCGACGCGGACGATGCCGCCGATGCGGACCGCCTCGTCGTCGAGTTCTCCGAGGCGCTTGCCTGCACGCACTGTGGCATCGACATCCCCGAAATCGAGACCCGGAGCTTCTCCTTTAACAGCCCCCACGGCGCCTGTCCGGAGTGTGAGGGCATCGGGAACACGAAGGAGGTCGACCCGGAGCTCGTGGTACAAGACGAGAGCAAGCCCCTGAAGAACGTCTTCGAGCCCTGGAGCTACAACCGGGCGTACTACCGCCGACAGCTCGACTCCGTGGCGCGTCACTTCGACGTCTCCGTCGACACGCCCTTCGAGAACCTGGACGACGACGTGCGGGACGCCTTCCTCTTCGGCACCGACGAGGAGGTGCTCTTCGAGTGGACGACCAAGAACGGCGTCCGCCGGAAGGAGGAGGCCTTCGAGGGCATCATCGGCAATCTCGAACGTCGACACGTCGAGACGGACTCGGACAACACCCGCGATCACATCGAGGAGTTCATGGCCGTCACGACCTGCCCCGCCTGCGAGGGTTCCCGCCTCAAGCCCGCCTCGCGGGCCGTCCTCGTCGACGGGACGCCGATCACCGCGGTCAACCGTATGAGTATCGCGGACGCGCTCGCCCACTTCGAGGGACTGGAGGCCGACCTGACGGAGCGCGAACGCACCATCGCCGAGGAGATTCTGAAGGAGATCCGCGCCCGACTGGGCTTCATGCAGGAGGTTGGCCTCGACTACCTCACCCTCGACCGCGAGGCGTCGACGCTCTCGGGCGGCGAGTCCCAGCGCATCCGGCTGGCGACGCAGGTCGGCTCCGGCCTCGTCGGCGTCCTCTACGTCCTCGACGAGCCCTCGATCGGCCTCCACCAGCGCGACAACGACCGTCTGCTCGACACGCTGGAGGGTCTGCGCGACCTGGGTAACACCCTCCTGGTCGTCGAACACGACGAGGAGACGATGCGTCGGGCCGACTCCATCATCGACATGGGGCCCGGCCCGGGCAAGCGCGGCGGCGAGGTGGTCGTGCAGGGCGACTTCGAGACGGTGGTCGACGCCGAGGACTCGATCACGGGCGACTACCTCTCCGGACGCCGGGAGATTCCGGTGCCGGAGGAGCGTCGTGACCCCGACGACGGGAGTCTCACGATCCACGGCGCCCGCCAGCACAACCTCGACGACGTGGACGTCTCCCTCCCGCTCGGCCACTTTATCGCCATCACCGGCGTCTCGGGGTCGGGCAAATCGACGCTGATGCACGACGTCCTGTACAAGGGGCTGGCCCGCGAGATGAACGACAACACCTCCGTCGATCCCGGTGAGCATGACGCCATCGAGGGGTACGACGCCATCGAGACGGTGCGGCTGATCGACCAGTCGCCCATCGGGCGCACCCCGCGTTCGAACCCCGCCACCTACACCGGCGTCTTCGACCACGTCCGCGAACTCTTCGCGGAGACCAAGTTGGCGACCCAGCGTGGCTACGAGAAGGGGCGCTTCTCGTTCAACGTCAAGGGCGGTCGCTGTGAGGAGTGCGGTGGACAGGGGACGGTCAAAATCGAGATGAACTTCCTCTCGGACGTCTACGTCCCCTGTGAGGAGTGTCAGGGCGCCCGCTACAACGACGAGACGCTCGACGTGACCTACAAGGGTGCGACCATCGCGGACGTCCTGGAGATGGAGGTCGACGAGGCGCTTGAGTTCTTCGAGGCCAACCCCGGCATCCGCCGTCGCCTCGAACTCCTCCAGGACGTGGGACTGGGCTACATGCAACTCGGCCAGCCCTCGACGACGCTCTCGGGTGGCGAGGCCCAGCGGGTGAAACTCGCCGAGGAGCTAGGGAAGAAAGACTCCGGTGAGACGCTGTACCTGCTCGACGAACCGACGACGGGCCTGCATCCCGAGGACGAGCGCAAGTTGATCGAAGTACTCCACCGCCTCGCCGACGCCGGCAACACCGTCGTCGTCATCGAACACGAACTCGACCTCGTGAAAAACGCCGACCACGTGATCGACCTCGGCCCCGAGGGTGGGGAGGGCGGTGGCGAGGTGGTGGCGACGGGGACGCCCGAAGCGGTCGCCCGCGACGAGGCGTCCCACACCGGGCGCTACTTGCGCGACCTGCTCCCCACCGTCGACCTCACGGGGCCGCGCTCGGATCGGCGGAAACCGGCGAAGGCGGCGAGCGACGACTAA
- a CDS encoding serine hydrolase domain-containing protein has product MSTFDADPAGRVRQVFESHVAAGLHHGAQLAVYDGGDLVLDLAAGVVAPDGPATTAESRHVLFSCTKPYAGVCLHHLVERGHLAYDDRVRDHWPAFAEPGTEKAEATVRHVLSHQAGLPRSRLDEEPGRWSDWDDAVRAMEELEPTFRPGSTAAYHALTYGFLVGELVRRVSGQSVDDYARANVFEPLGMADTSIGLPADDPDDAATLSGFEAGERCRESDAGLSGTAAEAAALFNRESVRRAVVPAATGIGTARDMARFYACLVNGGELDGERLLDPDTVEAATSLQTEVERDGTLAVPRRYALGFERAGTAWDKYGTVAPCSTFGHGGLGSIVGWGDPESGLAMAYVTNGIRDEVEHAMRANAVADAVRTAFGD; this is encoded by the coding sequence ATGTCGACGTTCGACGCCGATCCGGCGGGCCGCGTCCGGCAGGTGTTCGAGTCCCACGTCGCCGCCGGACTGCATCACGGCGCACAGCTGGCGGTGTACGACGGGGGCGACCTCGTACTCGACCTCGCGGCGGGGGTGGTCGCCCCGGACGGCCCGGCGACGACGGCCGAAAGCCGCCACGTGCTGTTCTCGTGTACGAAGCCCTACGCCGGAGTCTGTCTCCACCATCTCGTCGAGCGCGGACATCTCGCCTACGACGACCGCGTTCGCGACCACTGGCCCGCGTTCGCCGAACCGGGGACCGAGAAGGCCGAAGCGACGGTGCGACACGTCCTCAGCCACCAGGCCGGCCTCCCGCGCAGCCGACTGGACGAGGAGCCGGGACGCTGGAGCGACTGGGACGACGCCGTTCGGGCGATGGAGGAGCTCGAACCGACGTTCCGGCCGGGGTCGACCGCCGCGTATCACGCGCTCACCTACGGGTTCCTCGTGGGCGAACTCGTCCGTCGCGTGAGCGGGCAGTCGGTCGACGACTACGCGCGAGCCAACGTCTTCGAACCGCTGGGGATGGCCGACACGAGCATCGGCCTCCCGGCTGACGATCCGGACGACGCGGCGACGCTGTCGGGATTCGAAGCGGGCGAGCGGTGTCGGGAGAGCGACGCCGGGCTCTCGGGAACGGCCGCCGAGGCGGCGGCACTGTTCAACCGCGAGTCGGTCCGACGGGCGGTGGTCCCCGCGGCGACGGGCATCGGGACGGCCCGCGACATGGCGCGGTTCTACGCCTGCCTCGTCAACGGCGGCGAACTCGACGGGGAACGGCTGCTCGATCCCGACACCGTCGAGGCGGCGACGAGCCTCCAGACCGAGGTGGAGCGCGATGGGACGCTGGCGGTCCCCCGGCGCTACGCCCTCGGCTTCGAGCGGGCGGGCACCGCGTGGGACAAGTACGGCACCGTCGCCCCGTGCTCGACGTTCGGACACGGGGGGCTGGGAAGCATCGTCGGCTGGGGCGACCCCGAGTCGGGACTGGCGATGGCCTACGTCACCAACGGCATCCGCGACGAGGTAGAACACGCGATGCGGGCGAACGCAGTGGCCGACGCGGTGCGGACGGCCTTCGGCGATTAG